From Megalobrama amblycephala isolate DHTTF-2021 linkage group LG24, ASM1881202v1, whole genome shotgun sequence, the proteins below share one genomic window:
- the LOC125259706 gene encoding F-box only protein 44-like: protein MKRNSSGSTLRKIINPSESDQIDSRDFENRTAACTALQADVPLAVVEEILLNLPAHQVVRVCRLVCREWKELVDSASHWRERCRREGIQPCDASRTPEDWRLFYFITKKRRNLLKNPSADDGLQGWNLIQDGGDLWEAHGNRRAFPDNTVTKCFVTSYMLCLKQQLIDLKKEGYSAAFMDQLQPHIKISDWYTARSDCGSEYQICVELLDRRKNPIRTFEPEKVIFDYGNSEPWCQMMHVFKEYGPGVRFIRFTHGGKDRQYWAGHYGIRVTNSSVEICPAAERHELLLR, encoded by the exons ATGAAACGTAACTCCAGTGGATCCACACTTAGGAAAATTATTAATCCTTCAGAGAGCGATCAAATTGATTCGAGGGACTTTGAAAACAGAACAGCTGCA TGCACAGCTCTGCAGGCAGATGTTCCTCTGGCTGTGGTTGAGGAGATCCTACTGAACCTGCCTGCACATCAGGTGGTGCGAGTCTGTCGGCTGGTGTGTCGTGAGTGGAAGGAGCTGGTGGACAGTGcctcacactggagagagcgcTGTCGGAGAGAGGGGATCCAGCCCTGTGATGCTTCCAGAACCCCAGAGGACTGGCGCctgttttactttataactaaGAAACGACGGAACTTGCTCAAGAATCCCAGTGCTGACG ATGGACTTCAAGGCTGGAATCTGATACAGGATGGTGGTGACCTCTGGGAAGCACACGGAAATAGACGTGCATTTCCAGACAACACCGTCACCAAATGTTTTGTGACATCCTATAT GTTATGTTTGAAGCAGCAGCTGATTGATTTGAAGAAAGAAGGTTATAGTGCTGCTTTCATGGATCAACTGCAACCTCATATCAAAATATCAGACTG GTATACGGCACGCTCTGATTGTGGAAGTGAGTATCAGATCTGTGTAGAGTTGCTTGATCGGAGGAAAAACCCCATCAGGACCTTTGAGCCTGAGAAAGTTATATTTGACTATGGGAACAGTGAGCCGTGGTGTCAA ATGATGCACGTTTTTAAGGAATATGGACCTGGAGTTCGGTTTATTCGTTTCACTCATGGAGGGAAGGATAGACAGTACTGGGCAGGCCATTATGGAATACGGGTCACTAACAGTAGTGTGGAGATCTGCCCAGCTGCAGAGAGACATGAACTGCTATTGAGATGA
- the LOC125259710 gene encoding uncharacterized protein LOC125259710 isoform X2 has product MLILQSIEQNSLFDWCTGMLYFLCCLMLFLGVKEQLGLKVYVAALAAHQSEFSDTSLGSDRLIVAFLKGANRLCLQQGVQSQTWDLGMVLDSLCHPPFEPMLASDIKWLSFKTAFLLAITTAKRVSELHALSVSGPCLHWSSGSSVSLWPNLLAALPADQADLRDAHRGAALSKQRLAHWVMQMECDSLASGMRLQCFLPARTFLMTA; this is encoded by the exons ATGCTCATACTGCAGTCTAT AGAACAGAACAGCCTATTTGACTGGTGCACTGGAATGCTGTACTTCCTGTGCTGCCTCATGCTTTTTCTTGGAGTAAAGGAACAGCTGG ggctAAAGGTGTATGTGGCGGCTTTAGCTGCTCACCAATCAGAGTTTAGTGACACTTCACTTGGATCTGACCGGCTGATTGTTGCTTTTCTGAAAGGAGCTAATCGTCTGTGTCTTCAACAGGGTGTGCAGAGTCAGACGTGGGACTTGGGTATGGTTCTTGATTCCCTTTGTCACCCCCCATTTGAGCCAATGTTAGCGTCTGACATTAAATGGCTGTCATTTAAGACCGCATTTCTTTTGGCCATTACAACAGCGAAGCGTGTGAGTGAACTCCATGCTTTATCAGTGAGTGGCCCCTGTTTGCACTGGAGTAGTGGATCCAGTGTTTCATTGTGGCCCAATCTGTTGGCTGCACTCCCAGCAGATCAAGCTGACCTACG tgaTGCACACAGAGGTGCTGCACTTTCTAAACAGAGACTGGCGCACTGGGTGATGCAG ATGGAATGTGACTCCCTTGCCAGCGGTATGCGGTTGCAGTGTTTTCTGCCTGCACGGACATTCCTCATGACTGC atga
- the LOC125259710 gene encoding uncharacterized protein LOC125259710 isoform X1 codes for MLILQSIEQNSLFDWCTGMLYFLCCLMLFLGVKEQLGLKVYVAALAAHQSEFSDTSLGSDRLIVAFLKGANRLCLQQGVQSQTWDLGMVLDSLCHPPFEPMLASDIKWLSFKTAFLLAITTAKRVSELHALSVSGPCLHWSSGSSVSLWPNLLAALPADQADLRDAHRGAALSKQRLAHWVMQVISHAYKSVWQSIHCHSTHALAAFRGVLLSEICFHISTDGM; via the exons ATGCTCATACTGCAGTCTAT AGAACAGAACAGCCTATTTGACTGGTGCACTGGAATGCTGTACTTCCTGTGCTGCCTCATGCTTTTTCTTGGAGTAAAGGAACAGCTGG ggctAAAGGTGTATGTGGCGGCTTTAGCTGCTCACCAATCAGAGTTTAGTGACACTTCACTTGGATCTGACCGGCTGATTGTTGCTTTTCTGAAAGGAGCTAATCGTCTGTGTCTTCAACAGGGTGTGCAGAGTCAGACGTGGGACTTGGGTATGGTTCTTGATTCCCTTTGTCACCCCCCATTTGAGCCAATGTTAGCGTCTGACATTAAATGGCTGTCATTTAAGACCGCATTTCTTTTGGCCATTACAACAGCGAAGCGTGTGAGTGAACTCCATGCTTTATCAGTGAGTGGCCCCTGTTTGCACTGGAGTAGTGGATCCAGTGTTTCATTGTGGCCCAATCTGTTGGCTGCACTCCCAGCAGATCAAGCTGACCTACG tgaTGCACACAGAGGTGCTGCACTTTCTAAACAGAGACTGGCGCACTGGGTGATGCAGGTCATTTCTCATGCGTACAAGTCTGTGTGGCAGTCTATTCACTGTCATTCTACACATGCTTTGGCAGCGTTCAGAGGAGTGTTGCTTTCTGAAATTTGTTTTCACATTTCTACAGATGGAATGTGA
- the LOC125259704 gene encoding uncharacterized protein LOC125259704 yields the protein MLRFKHTKVSNKGPMSHQKTRMGQSESGHIHVASRQQRSEECTALQSDVPDVPLAVVEEILLNLPAHQVVRVCRLVCREWKELVDSASHWRERCRREEIQPCDASRTPEDWRLFYFITKKRRNLLKNPSADDVLQRWEIVRNEGDGWAVEGNRKPFPDDTVTKCFVTSYGICLKRQLIDLKKEGYNAALMDQLQPHIKISDWYAPCPDCGSEYQICVELLDQRKNPIRTFQPEKVVFPSGNCEPWCQTTHVFKDYGPGVRFIRFTHGGKDTRFWAGHFGIRITNSSVEICPADEGSRRSKVSNKGPMSYQKTRMGHSESGHIHFAARQQRSDKCTALQSDVPDVPLAVVEEILLNLPAHQVVRVCQLVCREWKELVDSASHWRERCRREGIQPCDASRTPEDWRLFYFLTKKQRNLLKNPSADDDLQRWEIVHNGGNHWAAEMNRKPFPDDTVTKCFVTSYGLCLKRQLIDLKKEGYNAAFMDQLQPHIKISDWYAPRFDCGSEYQICIELLDQKKNPISTFQPEKVLFEQWNDEPWCQMTHVFKDYGRGVRFIRFTHGGVDTQYWAGHYGIRVTNSSVEICPSVQR from the exons ATGCTAAG GTTCAAGCACACAAAAGTGTCAAATAAAGGACCAATGTCTCATCAAAAAACAAGAATGGGTCAGTCAGAGAGCGGGCACATTCATGTTGCTTCGAGGCAACAGAGATCAGAGGAA TGCACAGCTCTGCAGTCAGATGTTCCAGATGTTCCTCTAGCTGTAGTTGAGGAGATCCTACTGAACCTGCCTGCACATCAGGTGGTGCGAGTCTGTCGGCTGGTGTGTCGTGAGTGGAAGGAGCTGGTGGACAGTgcttcacactggagagagcgcTGTCGGAGAGAGGAGATCCAGCCCTGTGATGCTTCCAGAACCCCAGAGGACTGGCGtctattttactttataactaaGAAACGACGGAACTTGCTCAAGAATCCCAGTGCTGATG ATGTTCTTCAAAGATGGGAGATTGTACGTAATGAAGGTGATGGCTGGGCGGTCGAGGGAAATAGGAAACCATTTCCGGACGACACAGTCAccaaatgttttgtaacatctTATGG GATATGTTTGAAGCGACAGCTGATTGATTTGAAGAAAGAAGGTTATAATGCTGCTTTAATGGATCAACTGCAACCTCATATCAAAATATCAGACTG GTATGCCCCATGTCCTGACTGTGGAAGTGAGTATCAGATCTGTGTAGAGTTGCTTGATCAGAGGAAAAACCCCATCAGGACCTTTCAGCCTGAGAAAGTTGTATTTCCATCTGGGAACTGTGAGCCGTGGTGTCAA ACGACTCACGTCTTTAAGGATTATGGACCTGGAGTTCGGTTTATTCGTTTCACTCATGGTGGGAAGGATACACGTTTCTGGGCAGGCCATTTTGGAATACGGATCACTAACAGTAGTGTGGAGATCTGTCCAGCTGATGAGGG GTCAAGACGTTCAAAAGTGTCAAATAAAGGACCAATGTCTTATCAAAAAACAAGAATGGGTCACTCAGAGAGCGGGCACATTCATTTTGCTGCGAGGCAACAGAGATCAGACAAA TGCACAGCTCTGCAGTCAGATGTTCCAGATGTTCCTCTGGCTGTGGTTGAGGAGATCCTACTGAACCTGCCTGCACATCAGGTGGTGCGAGTCTGTCAGCTGGTGTGCCGTGAGTGGAAGGAGCTGGTGGACAGTgcttcacactggagagagcgcTGTCGGAGAGAGGGGATCCAGCCCTGTGATGCTTCCAGAACCCCAGAGGACTGGCGCCTGTTTTACTTTCTTACTAAGAAACAACGTAACTTGCTCAAGAATCCCAGTGCTGATG ATGATCTTCAAAGATGGGAGATTGTACATAATGGAGGTAACCATTGGGCGGCAGAGATGAATAGGAAACCATTTCCCGACGACACAGTCAccaaatgttttgtaacatctTATGG CTTATGTTTGAAGCGACAGCTGATTGATTTGAAGAAAGAAGGATATAATGCTGCTTTCATGGATCAGCTGCAACCTCATATCAAAATATCAGACTG GTATGCACCACGCTTTGATTGTGGAAGTGAGTATCAGATCTGTATAGAGTTGCTTGATCAGAAGAAAAACCCCATCAGTACCTTTCAGCCTGAAAAAGTTCTATTTGAACAGTGGAACGATGAGCCATGGTGTCAA ATGACACATgtatttaaggattatggacgTGGTGTTCGGTTTATTCGTTTCACTCATGGAGGGGTGGATACACAGTACTGGGCAGGCCATTATGGAATACGGGTCACTAACAGTAGTGTGGAgatctgtccatctgtccagAGATAG